The Neomonachus schauinslandi chromosome 13, ASM220157v2, whole genome shotgun sequence DNA segment CAGCAAGTATTTTAATGACTTTATGATAAGTAGTAAATGATGTGGTGTGCTCAGGCTCCCACTGAAGGAAAAGATGGTGGGGCAGTCACCTCTAGCTTCTTGCTCCTCACCCAGgatctattttcttctttctcacatgGCCTGGCCCCCCTGATGGTCATCCCTCTCCCTATATAGGGGTGAAGGAGAGAGTAAGAGGATCTCTGCTCTGGGGAGGAAGAGGTAGAGGAGAGCCAGGCAAGAGTCTTTTTTGGAGAGGACACTGATTTACATCTGAATTCTGGGGTTCTGAATACCTGCCAGAGGTTAAAGGGGCTTGGTCTCCAGAGGTTAAAGGGGTTAAAGTACCCTaggggagaaaagaagggaaggggaggaggctcTCCCAACTGGAAGGAAGCTGAGGGAGTCAAGAAGCCCAGATTGGAATAAAGACGCACACAGCCCTATTAAACAAAGAGGTACCCAACTTCTCTGATTAGGGCAGAAGGGAATCCTCTTGGATGTTTGGGAAGGGATCCCAGGGCTAGAACTGTGCTATAGGGTAGGTTTAGTAGAACTTGAGTTTGCCTGTGTTACAGGCCTCCCTTCCAAAGAAGGACTTGGGAGTTCACATTCAGAAGGCCCCCAGGGAAAGTAGAGGCAGTCCCAGGCAGAGCTAGGAAAAGATCTGGAGGCTACTCCTGGAGTGAGAGAATGCTGAATACAATCAGGAAAGGGCTCTCTTCAGGGTCTCAGAGGCCCGCAGAGCCTTTGGGGATGTGTGCTGTGGGTCCACCATCTCTCACTGACAGGGATTTCTCAGAGACCAGGGGCAGCCCAGGTCCCTTCTCCTGCCAAGgtagcgggggtggggggaggggtgggcaaagAAACTCTTGGAGGAGGTGAGAAAATAGAATTTGCCAGGTTTAGTTCCTGGCTGGGACCCCAGAGTGTGTGACCCCACCCTGTAGTGACACTGGCTTCCCCATGGACACAAACACACAGGAACAGATATTTGGGTGGGAGGCTGGAACAGGTTTTTATTGTTAGGTAGAAAACATATTTACGAGAAAGCAGTGGGTGCAGTGGGAGCAGGGTCAGGTCCAGAGGGTCTTGGGTGACCTTTCCTCAGAGGGGACAGTCCTGCTGCCTCCTCTCATGCTTCCTGGGAGACTATCCCTCCTCTGCCTTTCTGGGCCTGGCCTGGTGTGGGCCACTCAGCCATGCGGGGTAGGCCTGGGAATACAGAAGGGATGGTTGAAGCAGGAGAAGGGGTGAGGCAAGGCCAGCATGAGGTGGTtgctctggggcccctggggcccCTGAGTCCACCCTTTCTCCTAGCCCACTTCTTGCTCCTTGGATCAGGGCTCCAAGCCCTGGTGAGGCTGGTGGGGGCctcctgggctccaggctggtCACTGGGCTATGGACCCTTTTGGGGTCTGTGGCTGTTCAGTCCTGGGAGGGTagaagaggggaggggcttgAGTGGCTGAGCGAGGCTCCCCTTTGCTTCCCTCCCCTCGCCCCCCTGTCCCTTTAGCTTCCTCACCTCTTACAGCCTTTGGAGCCCTTTCCCTTCTTGCCAGACTTGGGAGCCCCTTTGTCCTTCTTACAGCCCTGGACTTGTTTCTGTGGGGCCGGTGGCTGGTCCAGACGCTGCATCAGCTGCTGCACCCAGGTCTCTTTAGGGTCTGCACACAGCTCTGGTTGAGAGCGCTTCCGAGGTGAGAACCTGGGGGTTGGGCATTAGCAAGCCTGTCCTAGTCTTGCCCACCAGGCCCTCCCCACTCAGCTGCACCCACCTTCTTGCACTTACTCACAGGATGGCCGGGATGGGGCAGCCCAAGCTTGGCTCCTGCTTCCGGTAGCTGCGGACAACCCGGGCGGGAATCTTCCTTAGGCTGTACTTGAGGCAACAGTCCTGTGCCCCTCCGTCACTGCCTGCAGGGTGGGGTTTACAGGGAGCCGGGGCTTCTTGTAGGctcccacccaggcctccccttATCCCCATCCTCGGCCACTCCCTCCTTGGTACCTTGGGTCCAGGGGATGCAGAAGGCCAGGACCAGGACAAGGAGGCTCAGAGCCAGTGACTGAGCCATGGCTGTGGTAGCGGATGAGTGTGAGGCCAGAGCGGTGGGCGAAGAGGACAGCTGCAAGTTGGGGGTCCGTGTGTCGGCTAGGACTGGACTGTTGCCTATTTATGCAGGCAGACACTTTCACTTCCTCCATCCCCAGTCACTCTGTCCAGGCAAGAATAGGGatctccctccttttccttcctgaaagGCAGATCCTGTCCTGGCACCCAGCCTCACTAGTATGCGGAAACAAAAACTTCACACGGCTCATCAGGCTCATCAGGGTCCCAAGCCGCCTGAGTCTTTCTCCTCAATATCAGTTGAATCTGTCAggccctcttttttattttattatatttattttttaatttttaaaaaattttattttttttaaaagattttatttatttgacagagagagacacagcgagagagggaacacaagcaaggggagtgggagagggagaagcaggcttcccactgagcagggagcccgatgcggggctcgatcccaggaccctgggatcatgacctgagtcgaaggcagacgcttaacgactgagccacccaggcgccccttattttatttttttaaagattttatttatttatttgacagagagagacacagtgagagagggaacacaagcagaaggagggtcagagggagaagcagactccccacccagcagggagcctgatgcgggactcgatcccgggaccccaggatcatgacccgagccgaaggcagacgcttaacaactgagccacccaggcgcccatgtcaGGCCCTCTTTCTACCTTTCGCCACTGTCTTGGTGCAGgcctcccacctctcccctggAATGTTCCCCAGGAAGATTGCCTCTTCACTGCATTTCAGGTTCCACACTCTCCCCATCCTTCCAGCAGGCTGAGGACTGTTCCTAAAATGCACATCTGATTATTGGACTGTAAGGGTTCTTTCTCTGTTCTGGACaatagacccttatcagatatatgatttgtaaaaatttcctccctttctgtgggttttcactctcttgataatgtcctttgatacacagaattttaaaattttgatgaagtccaatttatctatttttctgttgcctgggcttttggtgtcatatttaagaaaccattgtcAAATCCAAGGCCATGAagatttccctttgtttttctcccccagctttattgaggtataactgaaaaataaaattgtatgtatttaaaatgttacaatgtgatgatttcatataggtatacattgtgaaataattaccacaatcaagttaattaacacctccatcacttcacatagtgaccttttccttttcttgtggtgagaatgtttaagatatattttcttagcaaatttcaagtgtacaatatagtattattaactacagtgaCCATATTGTACATTCATTCCTTAGAATttgttcatcttataactgaaagtttgtaccctttgaccaacatttccccattctctccctgccccgaacccctggcaaccaccattctgtttttatgtgtttgaatttttttttaattgcactttTAAGTGATACAGTGTAGTATTTAtgtttctctgtctggcttatttcacttagtaaaaggctttctaggttcatccatgttgtctcaaagggcagtttctttcttttttaatggctgaataatattccattgtatgtatataccacatcttctttatccgttcatccatcaatagacacttaggttgtttccatgtcctggctattgtaaataatgatacaATGAACAAGAGAGGACAAATATCACTTTGAGGCagtggtttcatttcctttggatatatacccaaaagagggagtgctggatcatatgatagttctattttcaattatttgagcaatatctatactgtttttcataatggatgtaccaatttacattctcatcaacaaGGTTacagtgttcccttttctccacctcctctccaacatttgttatctcttgtctttccttttttttatttgagagagagagaaagagagggcaagaGCACAAGGATGAGCatgaggggaggggttggggggagaaggggggaggaccagagtgagagggggaaggggcagaaggagagggagaagcagactccctgctcagtggggagtcccatgtgatgcagggctagatcccagaaccctgagatcaggacttgagcagAAGActgactcttaaccgactgagccacccaggtgcccctatctcttgtctttctgatactAGGCATTCTAACAGGAATGAGGTGacatgtcattgtggttttggtttgcatttctctgatgattctCTGCACCTCcttgcccagtgcggagcctgatgccgaaatcaagagtcggatcctTAGTCGGAGCTGTCCAGGTGCCCTGATTACTATAGcattttaatatagtttgaaaccaggaagtatgatgcctccagcttagtttttctttttcaagattctggctatttggggtcttttgtggttcaatatgaattttagattttcttttttctatttctgtgaaagaatgccattggaattttgatagagattgcattgaatctgtagctcactttgggtagtatggacattttaacactattaaTATTCTAATCAgagaacacaggatatctttccatttatctgtgtctcctcttcaatttctttcatcagtgtcttacatttttcagtttataggtctttcacctccttggttaaatttattcctaagtattttattgtttttaatgatattgtaagtgggattatttcttaatttctcttctagATAGttcgttgttagtgtatagaaatgcaactgatttttgtatgttgattttgtatcctgcaactttagtgaatttattagttctaacagttttttttggtggagtctttgggattttctacatataagatcatgacATCTATAAgcagagacagttttacttcttcctttctgagctggatgctttttatttctttttcttgcctaattgccctggctaggacttccagtactgtgttgaatggAAGTGATAATAGTAAGCACACTTGTTTTGTTCCTAATCttccccaatgtggggctcaaactcacaaccctgagatcaagagtcacatgatctgccaactgagccagccaggtgccccagatatttttttacataaactctgtgaccaatgtggggcttgaactcaggtccctagatcaagagtctcaagctctactgactgagccagccaggtgccccagttttgttcttacagaaaaagcttCCAATCTTTCACtcttgaggatgatgttagctgaaAGCTTGTCATCTATGACCTTATTTATATTGAGATACtttccttctatacctaatttactgagagtttttatcatgaaatgatgttgaattttgtcaaatgcttttacatctgttgagatgatcatataatttttatccttcattctgttaatgtggtgtttCACATTTGTTGATTTGAGTATATGACCTGTCTTTGCAtcacagggataaatcccacttgatcatagtgtatgactcttaatgtgctgctgaatatgttttgtaagtattttgttgaggactttgcCTGTATgttaatcagggatattggcctgtaattttattATCTTGCAGTGctcttgtctggctttggtatcagggtaaggctgggctcataaaatgaatttgggagtgtTCCTTCATCTTCAATTTTGGGTAAGAGTTtcagaaggattggtattaattcttctttaaatgtctggtagaattcatcagtgaaggaTTCACCTGGTAGAATTTACCAGGACCATctatctggtcctgggcttttctctgttgggagatttttttattactgatttaatgTCCTAACTAGTTACaggtctatttagattttctatttcttcatgattcagtcttggtaggttgtatgttcctaggaatttatccatatcctctagattatccaatttgttggtatataattgttcagcATGGTCTCTTAAGATCCTTTGTATTTGTGTGGTATCAGTTGGaatgtcttctttctcatttctgattttattttccaatagAAACCTCCAGATGTTTCCATTGCTACACAAATTTACATCTCCACCAACAGTGTAttatggttcccttttctccacatcctcgccaacacttgttattttttgtctttttggtaatagccagtctgacaggtgtgaggtgatatctcattgttgtttgatttgcatttccctgatcattagtgatgttgagcatctttccatgtgcccgttagccatctgtatgtctttggaaaaatgtttattcaaatcttctacttattttttaatcttttaaatattacgttaatattaataaacttaatattaagtttaaatatgaattctttatatattttggatattagcctgTTCTTGGATGTATGATTTACAAATACctcttctgattcagtaggttgcccttcattttgttgatggttttctttgctgtgcaaaagttttctagtttgatgtaatcctatttgtttattttagcttttgttgttcTTGCCTAAGGAGATTGGAACCCCCCACAAAATatattgctaagactgatgtcaaagagcttactgtctgtgttttcttctaggagttttatggtttcaggttttatacTCCAAGTCAGACTCAATAATTTCAATTGCCTTATCTTCAAGTATCTGATCCTTCCTTCCACCTTCTCAAGTTTGTTGTTGAATTCCCctaatgaattttttcatttaaattattgtatttctggctctggcgcctgggtggctcagttggtttaacatctgactcttggttttggctcaggtcatgatctcagggtcctgagatcaagccttgcattggactccatgctcactctccctctccctctgcccctcctctctctctctcaaataaataaaatctttaaaaattaaattattgcaTTTTTGGCTCTAGaatgtttggttcttttttttttttttaaagattttatttatttatttgagagagagaatgagagagagagaacacatgagaggggatagggtcagaggacgaagcagactccctgtcgagcagggagcccgatgcgggactcgatccagggactccaggatcatgacctgagccgaaggcagtcgcttaaccaactgagccacccaggcgcccctgtttggttcattttttaaaaaagattttatttgacagagagagagagacagcaagagagggaacacaagcagggggagtgggagagggacaagcagacttcatgcggagaagggagcccaacagggggctcaatcccaggaccccgggatcatgacctgaactgaagacagacattcaaagactgagccatccaggtgcccctgtttggttcattttcaataatttgtacttcttttttttttttaaagattttatttatttatttgcgagagagagaatgagagacagagagcacgagagggaggagggtcagagggagaagcagactccccgccaagcagggagcccgatgcgggactcgatcccgggactccaggatcatgacctgagccgaaggcagtcgcttaaccgactgagccacccaggcgccccaataatttgTACTTCTTTA contains these protein-coding regions:
- the CCL21 gene encoding C-C motif chemokine 21 isoform X1 produces the protein MAQSLALSLLVLVLAFCIPWTQGSDGGAQDCCLKYSLRKIPARVVRSYRKQEPSLGCPIPAILFSPRKRSQPELCADPKETWVQQLMQRLDQPPAPQKQVQGCKKDKGAPKSGKKGKGSKGCKRTEQPQTPKGSIAQ
- the CCL21 gene encoding C-C motif chemokine 21 isoform X2, which produces MAQSLALSLLVLVLAFCIPWTQGSDGGAQDCCLKYSLRKIPARVVRSYRKQEPSLGCPIPAILFSPRKRSQPELCADPKETWVQQLMQRLDQPPAPQKQVQGCKKDKGAPKSGKKGKGSKGCKRPTPHG